From Nitratidesulfovibrio vulgaris str. Hildenborough, a single genomic window includes:
- a CDS encoding S16 family serine protease: protein MIFFRKLIEPGCAPEETAEDPTTLRGKVAAAKLPEDAQRAAEAEIARMEKTDPSVAEYAIALGYVECLLSLPWSDMAPASFDLHGAARVFDASHAGLGQVRERVLEHLAAHALGASRPFSLLVVDDEPIARANLELVLRREGHHVEVAANGEEALRRFDGQEFDLVVSDLKMDTMDGQQLLEAIRERSPETQCIIVTGFATVDSAVRAMRSGAVHYLTKPIDLDDLRAAVADVLRGRRARYRMRAPLLCFVGPPGVGKTSVGQAIAKAMNRPFVRLSLADLRDEAELRGHRRTYAGAMPGRIMQALRTAGVRNPVFMLDEMDKMGQDARSDPAMALLELLDPEQNDRFLDRYVDLPFDLSEVMFIATANDTSRMRGPLLDRLEVVPFAGYSEDEKADIASRFLLPRQLREHGLVHPRPVVADEALRRIVRDYTDEAGVRGLERELARLCRKLARLHMEGHAPLPAGLDAEQVTALLGPARYNHDRTGGGQHTGRATGLVWSEKGGEVIFVEVSTMGGSGQLILTGSLGDVLKESARIALSHLRSTPDVFGLRAVPFDRLDIHIHIPAGDVAKDGPSAGVTIAAALVSRLAGRPARADVALSGELSLGGSLLPVSGIREKVLAAARGGARTVILPRANAPDVANLRATVQRLPRIELVGSVSDALEIVLAPAAQPATKGGLDA from the coding sequence ATGATCTTCTTCAGGAAACTCATCGAACCCGGCTGCGCCCCGGAAGAGACAGCGGAAGACCCTACCACGCTTCGGGGCAAGGTCGCCGCAGCGAAACTCCCCGAAGACGCGCAGCGGGCCGCAGAGGCCGAAATCGCGCGCATGGAGAAGACCGACCCCTCGGTCGCCGAATATGCCATCGCCCTCGGCTACGTGGAGTGCCTGCTGTCACTGCCATGGTCGGACATGGCCCCCGCGTCGTTCGACCTCCATGGCGCCGCCCGCGTCTTCGACGCGAGTCATGCGGGACTGGGACAGGTTCGCGAACGGGTGCTGGAGCATCTCGCCGCCCACGCCCTCGGGGCATCACGCCCCTTCTCGCTGCTGGTGGTGGATGACGAACCCATAGCGCGGGCGAACCTCGAACTCGTCCTGCGGCGCGAGGGGCACCATGTCGAGGTTGCCGCCAACGGGGAGGAGGCGTTGCGACGTTTCGACGGGCAGGAGTTCGACCTCGTCGTCTCCGACCTCAAGATGGACACCATGGACGGCCAGCAACTGCTCGAGGCGATACGCGAACGGTCGCCCGAGACGCAGTGCATCATCGTCACCGGATTCGCCACCGTCGACAGTGCCGTCCGGGCCATGCGCTCGGGTGCCGTGCACTATCTCACCAAGCCCATCGACCTTGACGACCTGCGCGCTGCCGTGGCCGACGTGCTGCGCGGCCGCCGGGCACGCTACCGGATGCGCGCCCCCCTGCTGTGCTTCGTGGGCCCGCCCGGCGTGGGCAAGACATCGGTGGGGCAGGCCATCGCCAAGGCCATGAACCGCCCCTTCGTGCGCCTGTCGCTGGCCGACCTGCGCGACGAGGCCGAACTGCGCGGACACCGGCGCACCTACGCGGGCGCCATGCCCGGGCGCATCATGCAGGCCCTGCGCACGGCCGGAGTGCGCAACCCCGTCTTCATGCTCGACGAGATGGACAAGATGGGGCAGGACGCCCGTAGCGACCCCGCCATGGCCCTTCTCGAACTGCTCGACCCCGAGCAGAACGACCGTTTCCTCGACCGCTACGTGGACCTTCCCTTCGACCTTTCGGAGGTCATGTTCATCGCCACGGCCAACGACACCTCGCGTATGCGCGGACCACTGCTCGACAGGCTCGAGGTGGTGCCCTTCGCCGGGTACTCCGAAGACGAGAAGGCCGACATCGCCTCACGCTTCCTGCTGCCGCGCCAACTGCGCGAGCACGGGCTCGTGCACCCGCGCCCCGTGGTCGCGGACGAGGCCCTGCGCCGCATCGTACGTGACTATACCGACGAGGCGGGCGTGCGCGGGCTCGAGCGTGAACTGGCCCGACTGTGCCGCAAACTCGCACGCCTGCACATGGAGGGGCACGCCCCACTCCCCGCCGGACTGGACGCGGAGCAGGTCACCGCGCTTCTCGGCCCCGCCCGCTACAACCACGACAGGACGGGCGGCGGGCAGCACACGGGCCGAGCCACCGGGCTTGTCTGGTCGGAGAAGGGCGGCGAGGTCATCTTCGTGGAGGTCTCGACCATGGGGGGCTCGGGCCAGCTCATCCTCACCGGTTCGCTGGGTGACGTACTCAAGGAATCGGCCCGCATCGCCCTGAGCCACCTGCGCAGCACCCCCGACGTGTTCGGCCTGCGCGCCGTCCCGTTCGACAGGCTCGACATCCACATCCACATCCCGGCGGGCGACGTGGCCAAGGACGGCCCCTCTGCGGGGGTGACCATCGCCGCCGCGCTGGTCTCGCGCCTTGCGGGCAGACCCGCCCGCGCCGATGTGGCCCTCTCGGGCGAACTATCGCTGGGCGGCAGCCTGCTGCCCGTGAGCGGCATCCGCGAGAAAGTCCTCGCCGCGGCGCGCGGCGGCGCGCGCACCGTCATCCTGCCCCGGGCCAACGCCCCTGACGTGGCCAACCTGCGAGCCACGGTTCAACGCCTGCCGCGCATCGAACTGGTCGGCAGCGTTTCAGATGCGCTCGAAATCGTCCTTGCCCCTGCCGCGCAGCCCGCGACAAAGGGAGGCCTCGACGCATGA
- a CDS encoding ATP-binding protein codes for MRPPLFGTLRANLRQLVMAGIALSILGISVLGGMSYSYLLQLDDALGLAEVVDDLSSDILEIRRYEKNYLLYVMEEDYTENLAFIERALGVTNVILPPDGTGMLGTDEQGRHAIVALRQQLHGYRATITRLEQLRRQGDNRQADSLLNDLREEGKRLVEGARQIAAYQRSRILGMVSKLKQQLLISILGFLAVAVFFSWLVGRRLLGAFTLIENATRGIVQGDFKPLPLPDSRDESRSVVKALNHMIEELENRQNQLVQEKKLASLGVLTSGIAHQLNNPLNNISTSCQILQEDIGSGDAELHARMLRNIHQEVLRSRDIVKGLLEFAREKDFSLVPQRLADVVERAVSLVSSEVPAGVTLSASVPPDMVVPLDAQHMQEALINLLINAIQAIPAPPGTITVSATRVPGRDMVALRVEDTGTGIPPEHLGRIFDPFFTLKAVGKGTGLGLSIVFGVVKKHGGRVTVESEPGKGTAFIIHLHDNDAAGRGMHT; via the coding sequence ATGAGACCTCCCCTTTTCGGCACGCTCCGCGCCAACCTCCGGCAGCTTGTGATGGCGGGCATCGCCCTCTCCATTCTCGGCATCAGCGTACTTGGCGGCATGTCATACTCCTACCTGCTGCAACTGGATGACGCGCTTGGTCTTGCCGAGGTGGTAGACGACCTCAGCAGCGACATCCTCGAGATACGCCGATATGAGAAGAACTACCTTCTCTACGTCATGGAGGAGGACTACACCGAGAACCTCGCCTTCATCGAACGCGCCCTCGGCGTCACGAACGTCATCCTGCCCCCCGACGGCACGGGGATGCTTGGCACCGACGAACAGGGCAGGCACGCCATCGTCGCCCTGCGCCAGCAACTGCACGGCTACCGCGCCACCATCACGCGGCTGGAACAGCTGCGGCGGCAAGGCGACAACCGGCAGGCAGACTCGCTGCTCAACGACCTGCGCGAAGAGGGGAAGCGCCTCGTGGAGGGCGCACGGCAAATCGCAGCCTACCAGCGGTCGCGCATCCTCGGCATGGTCTCGAAGCTCAAGCAGCAGCTGCTCATCTCCATCCTCGGCTTTCTCGCCGTGGCCGTGTTCTTCTCATGGCTGGTGGGACGCAGGCTTCTGGGGGCCTTCACCCTCATCGAGAACGCCACCCGGGGCATCGTGCAGGGCGACTTCAAGCCGTTGCCCCTTCCGGACAGCCGCGACGAGTCACGCAGCGTCGTCAAGGCACTCAATCACATGATCGAGGAACTGGAGAACCGCCAGAACCAGCTCGTCCAGGAGAAGAAGCTCGCCTCGCTGGGGGTGCTCACGTCCGGCATAGCGCACCAGCTGAACAACCCCCTCAACAACATCTCCACCTCGTGCCAGATACTGCAGGAGGACATCGGTTCGGGCGACGCCGAACTCCACGCGCGCATGTTGCGGAACATCCATCAGGAGGTGCTGCGCTCGCGCGACATCGTGAAGGGACTGCTCGAATTCGCGCGCGAGAAGGACTTCTCGCTCGTGCCACAACGACTGGCCGATGTGGTGGAAAGGGCCGTGTCGCTGGTCTCCAGCGAAGTGCCCGCAGGGGTGACGCTCTCCGCCAGCGTACCTCCCGACATGGTGGTGCCCCTCGACGCACAGCACATGCAGGAGGCGCTCATCAACCTGCTCATCAACGCCATACAGGCCATTCCCGCGCCCCCCGGCACCATCACCGTCTCGGCCACGCGCGTGCCCGGACGCGACATGGTGGCGCTGCGCGTCGAGGACACGGGTACGGGCATCCCGCCGGAACACCTCGGCCGCATCTTCGACCCCTTCTTCACGCTCAAGGCCGTGGGCAAGGGCACGGGGCTTGGTCTCTCCATCGTCTTCGGGGTGGTCAAGAAGCACGGCGGACGGGTGACCGTCGAAAGCGAACCGGGCAAGGGCACCGCGTTCATCATCCATCTTCACGATAACGACGCCGCCGGAAGGGGAATGCACACATGA
- a CDS encoding sigma-54-dependent transcriptional regulator gives MTHRILVVDDEAIARDNLAILLRKRKYEVDTAANGEEAMRALAGADYDLVLTDLMMDDMDGMALLRHIRQHHADTEVIMITGYATVETAVLAMQEGAYHYLAKPYRIEEARALVQKALEKRALNQEVHRLREQLRERSLPVPILGSAPCIVELKRLIAKVAPAEASVLILGETGTGKELAARMVHLFSRRSDRRFLAINCGAFNDALLESELFGHEQGAFSGAARLKKGLFEAAEGGTLFLDEVGEMSLAMQVKLLRTLQERSIRRVGGTVDIPVDVRLVAATNRDLKREAEAGTFRADLFYRLNVVSLRMPPLSERRADIPLLARYFTEKSARDMQVAPPAIGQDALDALARYPFPGNVRELQNIMERAVVLCSDGVIKAGHLPPDLFEAPDHVMRGDERKALTLDDNERDHIMWMLEHAGGNRTLAARLLGIDRASLWRKLKRFGVEAG, from the coding sequence ATGACGCACCGCATCCTTGTGGTCGACGACGAGGCCATCGCCCGCGACAACCTCGCTATCCTCCTTCGCAAGCGCAAGTACGAGGTCGACACCGCAGCCAACGGCGAAGAGGCCATGCGCGCCCTCGCCGGGGCCGACTACGACCTCGTGCTCACCGACCTCATGATGGACGACATGGACGGCATGGCCCTGCTGCGGCACATCAGGCAGCACCACGCCGACACCGAGGTCATCATGATCACCGGATACGCCACGGTGGAGACGGCTGTCCTTGCCATGCAGGAGGGAGCCTATCACTACCTCGCCAAGCCCTACCGCATCGAAGAGGCGCGGGCACTGGTCCAGAAGGCGCTGGAGAAGCGGGCGCTGAATCAGGAGGTGCATCGCCTGCGAGAGCAATTGCGCGAACGCTCGCTCCCGGTGCCCATTCTCGGCAGCGCACCGTGCATCGTCGAACTCAAGCGGCTCATCGCCAAGGTGGCCCCTGCAGAGGCGTCGGTGCTCATCCTCGGCGAGACCGGTACAGGCAAGGAGCTTGCCGCGAGGATGGTGCACCTCTTCAGCCGTCGTTCCGACAGGCGCTTTCTGGCCATCAACTGCGGGGCGTTCAATGACGCGCTGCTCGAAAGCGAACTCTTCGGCCACGAGCAAGGAGCCTTCTCGGGGGCGGCGCGCCTCAAGAAAGGGCTGTTCGAGGCGGCGGAGGGCGGAACCCTCTTTCTCGACGAAGTGGGCGAGATGTCACTCGCCATGCAGGTGAAGCTGCTGCGCACGCTGCAGGAGAGGAGCATCCGACGGGTGGGGGGCACTGTGGACATTCCGGTGGACGTGCGCCTTGTGGCGGCCACCAACCGCGACCTCAAGCGCGAGGCCGAGGCGGGCACCTTCCGGGCCGACCTCTTCTACCGCCTGAACGTCGTCTCACTGCGTATGCCGCCGCTTTCGGAACGCCGTGCGGACATCCCCCTGCTGGCGCGGTACTTCACCGAGAAGAGCGCCCGGGACATGCAGGTCGCCCCCCCCGCCATCGGACAGGATGCCCTCGACGCGCTGGCCCGCTACCCGTTTCCCGGCAACGTCAGGGAGTTGCAGAACATCATGGAGCGGGCCGTGGTGCTGTGCAGCGACGGCGTCATCAAGGCGGGGCATCTGCCGCCCGACCTGTTCGAAGCCCCCGACCACGTGATGCGCGGGGACGAACGCAAGGCACTGACCCTTGATGACAACGAGAGGGACCACATCATGTGGATGCTCGAACATGCGGGGGGCAACCGCACGCTGGCGGCACGGCTTCTGGGCATCGACCGGGCCTCGTTGTGGCGGAAGCTCAAACGGTTCGGCGTGGAGGCGGGGTAG
- a CDS encoding UbiX family flavin prenyltransferase yields MQRFVFAVSGASGMPLAVTLLRAMATIPNVETHLVVSDAARQVLHHESSLDLPDLAAHAHTVHSCDDFAAGPASGSWRHSGMVVCPCSMATLAAIAHGTGTNLIHRAADVTLKERRPLVLVARETPLSRVHLANMLAATEAGATVMPPCPGFYGKPLSVQDVLDHLAGRVLDQLGLPHHLGHRWQGG; encoded by the coding sequence ATGCAACGTTTCGTCTTCGCCGTCTCCGGCGCCAGCGGCATGCCGCTGGCCGTGACGCTGCTTCGGGCCATGGCCACCATCCCGAACGTGGAGACGCATCTCGTGGTCTCGGACGCGGCGCGTCAGGTGCTGCATCACGAATCATCCCTCGACCTGCCAGACCTCGCCGCCCATGCCCACACGGTGCATTCGTGTGACGACTTCGCGGCAGGCCCCGCCAGCGGTTCGTGGCGGCACAGCGGCATGGTGGTATGTCCCTGTTCGATGGCGACGCTAGCCGCCATCGCGCACGGCACAGGTACCAACCTCATCCACCGCGCGGCAGACGTCACCCTCAAGGAACGCAGGCCGCTGGTGCTGGTGGCCCGGGAGACGCCCCTTTCACGGGTGCATCTGGCCAACATGCTTGCCGCGACCGAAGCGGGCGCCACGGTGATGCCACCATGCCCCGGTTTCTACGGCAAGCCGCTGTCCGTACAGGACGTGCTCGACCACCTTGCCGGACGGGTGCTCGACCAGCTGGGGCTTCCGCATCATCTGGGGCATCGCTGGCAAGGCGGATAA
- a CDS encoding metal-dependent hydrolase translates to MQTRITWHGHSNFQVASGGTNVLIDPFFDGNPVAAARWDAIDRPDLVLVTHDHGDHVGQAIDICKATGAKLGCVVGTDARLVEAGLPRELVLNGIGFNIGGTVECAGARITMTQAYHSSESGVPVGYIVTMPDGFTFYHAGDTGIFSEMELWGRLYAIDLALLPIGGVFTMDPRQAALACSLLRARSVIPMHWGTFPVLEQNTTRFREQLANHAPDCRLFNMTPGESLTLDRSQEGCAC, encoded by the coding sequence ATGCAGACCCGCATCACATGGCACGGTCATTCGAACTTCCAGGTCGCCTCCGGTGGCACCAACGTGCTCATCGACCCGTTCTTCGACGGCAACCCCGTCGCCGCAGCGCGATGGGACGCCATCGACCGGCCCGACCTCGTTCTCGTGACACACGACCATGGCGACCATGTGGGTCAGGCCATCGACATCTGCAAGGCCACGGGGGCGAAACTGGGCTGTGTGGTCGGCACGGATGCCCGCCTCGTCGAGGCGGGGCTGCCGCGTGAACTGGTGCTGAACGGCATCGGCTTCAACATCGGCGGCACGGTGGAATGCGCCGGAGCGCGCATCACCATGACACAGGCGTACCACTCTTCGGAGTCGGGCGTTCCGGTAGGCTACATCGTGACCATGCCGGACGGATTCACCTTCTACCATGCGGGCGACACGGGCATCTTCTCGGAGATGGAGCTATGGGGCCGCCTGTATGCCATCGACCTCGCCCTGTTGCCCATAGGCGGGGTGTTCACCATGGACCCGCGTCAGGCCGCACTCGCGTGCAGCCTCTTGCGTGCACGGTCCGTGATTCCCATGCACTGGGGAACGTTCCCCGTGCTGGAGCAGAACACCACGCGCTTCAGGGAGCAACTTGCGAACCACGCTCCGGACTGCCGACTGTTCAACATGACGCCAGGCGAGAGCCTGACTCTCGACAGAAGCCAGGAAGGGTGCGCCTGCTAG
- a CDS encoding GIY-YIG nuclease family protein, with product MPNGKADEVWFVYLLRCADGTLYCGVTNNIERRLTQHHRGRGARYTRGRAPFILLGHAPFPGRGEAQRVEYRIKRQPTDQKLACLATIGGDAFVAGALQSAPAEGITWNP from the coding sequence ATGCCGAATGGAAAGGCGGACGAAGTCTGGTTCGTGTATCTGCTGCGATGTGCCGACGGCACGCTGTACTGCGGCGTGACCAACAACATCGAAAGACGTCTCACGCAGCACCATCGGGGCAGGGGAGCGCGCTACACCCGCGGCCGCGCTCCATTCATCCTGCTCGGACATGCGCCCTTCCCCGGCAGGGGAGAGGCGCAGCGGGTTGAGTATCGCATCAAACGGCAACCGACCGACCAGAAGCTCGCCTGCCTCGCCACCATCGGCGGGGATGCGTTCGTGGCCGGGGCGCTGCAATCCGCGCCAGCGGAAGGAATCACATGGAATCCGTAG
- a CDS encoding DEAD/DEAH box helicase yields MESVESFKDLPLEEELLKAIEELGFTEPSPIQSIAIPRLLEGRDVIGQAQTGTGKTAAFGLPLLQRIDAADRSVQALVLCPTRELALQVANGLTALAKHLRGVRILSVYGGQPIEPQASALRRGAQVVVGTPGRILDHINRGTLQLGVVRMTVLDEADEMLDMGFREDIERILSEMPEWVQSAFFSATMPDGILELARRFLREPELLRVTRRQLTVANTEQAWFEVRPFRRVDAVCRIFDAYIPRKAIVFRATKQGVDELAAALQQRGILADALHGDLNQTQRERVMSRFRAGGISVLVATDVAARGLDVDDVDTVINFDLPNDPETYVHRIGRTGRAGRTGRAFSFAAGRDVYKLRDIQRVTGSRIDRRAMPTAADASRARTGQLLEEVAAGLASAETSACLPVVEKLIAEGADPTQLAATLLRMIMQRDRIDLPGARQTDDIGTGRVRLFFNVGRRMRITPRDLVGAIAGETGISGRSIGSIEIHDRFSFVEVDASIAPEVVSVMHGNQIRGFRLAVEQASPREGQDRAA; encoded by the coding sequence ATGGAATCCGTAGAATCGTTCAAGGACCTCCCCCTCGAAGAGGAACTGCTCAAGGCCATCGAAGAACTCGGCTTCACCGAGCCCTCGCCCATCCAGTCCATCGCCATCCCCCGCCTGCTTGAAGGCCGCGACGTGATAGGTCAGGCCCAGACCGGCACCGGCAAGACCGCCGCCTTCGGTCTGCCCCTGCTTCAGCGCATCGACGCCGCCGACCGCTCGGTACAGGCCCTCGTGCTCTGTCCCACCCGTGAACTGGCCCTGCAGGTGGCCAATGGCCTCACCGCCCTCGCCAAGCATCTGCGCGGGGTACGCATCCTCTCCGTGTACGGCGGCCAGCCCATCGAACCGCAGGCCTCCGCCCTGCGCCGTGGCGCACAGGTCGTCGTGGGTACGCCCGGGCGCATCCTCGACCATATCAACCGCGGCACCCTGCAACTCGGCGTCGTGCGCATGACCGTGCTCGACGAAGCCGACGAAATGCTCGACATGGGCTTTCGCGAGGACATCGAACGCATCCTCAGCGAAATGCCCGAATGGGTGCAGTCTGCGTTCTTCTCCGCCACCATGCCCGACGGCATCCTCGAACTCGCCCGCCGCTTCCTGCGCGAACCCGAGTTGCTGCGCGTGACGCGCCGCCAGCTTACCGTCGCCAATACGGAACAGGCATGGTTCGAAGTGCGGCCCTTCCGCCGCGTGGACGCCGTATGCCGAATTTTCGACGCCTACATTCCGCGCAAGGCCATCGTCTTCCGCGCCACCAAGCAGGGCGTCGATGAACTGGCCGCCGCACTCCAGCAGCGCGGCATCCTCGCCGACGCCCTGCACGGCGACCTCAACCAGACCCAGCGCGAACGTGTCATGTCCCGCTTCCGCGCCGGGGGCATCTCCGTGCTGGTCGCCACCGACGTGGCAGCCCGTGGTCTGGACGTTGACGACGTGGACACCGTCATCAACTTCGACCTGCCCAACGACCCCGAGACCTACGTGCACCGCATAGGCCGCACTGGCCGTGCAGGCCGCACCGGCAGGGCCTTCTCGTTCGCCGCAGGTCGCGACGTGTACAAGTTGCGCGACATCCAGCGCGTGACCGGGTCGCGCATCGACCGCCGCGCCATGCCCACCGCCGCCGACGCCTCCCGCGCCCGCACCGGGCAGTTGCTTGAGGAAGTCGCCGCCGGGCTTGCCAGCGCCGAGACCTCGGCCTGCCTGCCTGTGGTGGAGAAGCTCATCGCCGAAGGCGCCGACCCGACCCAGCTTGCCGCCACGCTGCTGCGCATGATCATGCAGCGCGACCGCATCGACCTGCCGGGTGCCCGCCAGACCGATGACATCGGCACCGGGCGCGTGCGCCTGTTCTTCAACGTGGGGCGCCGTATGCGCATCACCCCGCGTGACCTCGTGGGCGCCATCGCCGGTGAGACGGGCATCTCCGGCCGTTCCATCGGTTCCATCGAAATCCACGACCGCTTCTCGTTCGTGGAAGTGGATGCCTCCATCGCCCCCGAAGTGGTGTCGGTGATGCACGGCAACCAGATTCGCGGCTTCCGCCTCGCCGTGGAACAGGCAAGCCCCCGTGAGGGTCAGGACCGCGCCGCTTAA
- a CDS encoding DUF2703 domain-containing protein, with translation MKSLPIVWQRLVDPEGNTCGRCGNTHESVLAAVEALKEILKPLDVAPILETREIDSESFRVDPSQSNRIWIAGKPIEEWLDAKVSSSCCDTVCEGAHCRTLEIGDRTFEVIPPGMVIKAALIAASKMVDSAKRAGGCACDTGCCTHRHSPF, from the coding sequence GTGAAGTCATTGCCCATCGTATGGCAGCGCCTGGTCGATCCAGAAGGCAACACGTGCGGCCGCTGCGGGAACACACACGAAAGCGTGTTGGCGGCTGTAGAGGCGTTGAAGGAGATTCTGAAACCATTGGATGTGGCACCGATTCTTGAGACCAGAGAAATCGACAGCGAATCATTCAGGGTAGACCCTTCGCAATCGAACCGGATATGGATTGCCGGTAAGCCCATCGAAGAGTGGCTTGATGCCAAGGTTTCAAGTAGCTGCTGTGACACAGTATGCGAGGGTGCCCATTGCCGGACTCTAGAAATCGGTGACCGGACCTTCGAGGTCATCCCGCCGGGCATGGTCATCAAGGCAGCGCTCATCGCAGCGTCGAAGATGGTCGACTCCGCGAAGCGTGCTGGAGGTTGCGCATGTGATACCGGCTGTTGCACACATAGACACTCGCCCTTCTGA
- a CDS encoding LysR family transcriptional regulator, producing the protein MELRQLRYFVALAEELHFGRAARRVHVSQPPLSQQIRALEEELGARLFDRTSRRVLLTPEGEAFLEDVRGVLRGLEEAVDRVRGVAQGERGRLRVGFVGSAVSTRFPAGVAAFRERHPAVRLELRESGTLVQRRAIAEGRLDVGLFRNLGETPDDLTTEPFLHDSYILALPERHPLAGRDSVNLADLRDVPLVMYPRPVFPAAYDAIIEACRSVGFSPRIGQEAVSIGTQKALVAAGTGVAIVPGATRREPREGVAYRTIIGPLPDIRLDLAWRKGRDDALLRAFLDAVRPFGMEG; encoded by the coding sequence ATGGAACTCCGTCAACTCCGCTATTTCGTGGCGCTCGCCGAGGAACTGCATTTCGGGCGGGCCGCACGCAGGGTGCATGTCTCGCAACCCCCTCTCAGCCAGCAGATACGCGCCCTCGAAGAAGAACTCGGGGCGCGGCTTTTCGACCGCACCAGCCGGAGGGTGCTCCTCACCCCCGAGGGCGAGGCGTTCCTTGAAGACGTGCGCGGCGTATTGCGGGGGCTTGAAGAGGCTGTGGACAGGGTGCGCGGTGTGGCGCAGGGCGAGCGTGGCAGGTTGCGTGTGGGCTTTGTAGGCAGCGCCGTATCCACGCGCTTTCCGGCGGGTGTGGCGGCATTCCGGGAGAGGCACCCTGCCGTGAGGCTGGAGTTGCGCGAAAGCGGTACACTGGTGCAGCGCCGCGCCATCGCAGAGGGCAGGCTTGATGTGGGGCTCTTCCGCAACCTCGGGGAGACGCCCGACGACCTCACCACCGAACCCTTCCTGCACGACAGCTACATCCTCGCCCTGCCTGAACGCCATCCGCTGGCGGGGCGCGACAGCGTGAACCTCGCCGACCTGCGGGACGTGCCGCTGGTCATGTATCCGCGTCCGGTCTTTCCGGCGGCGTATGATGCCATCATCGAGGCGTGCCGTAGCGTGGGCTTCTCGCCGCGCATCGGTCAGGAGGCCGTCTCCATCGGCACACAGAAGGCACTGGTGGCGGCGGGTACAGGTGTCGCCATCGTCCCCGGCGCGACGCGCCGCGAACCGCGCGAAGGCGTCGCCTACCGGACGATTATCGGGCCCTTGCCGGACATCAGGCTCGACCTCGCGTGGCGCAAGGGGCGCGACGACGCGCTGTTACGGGCCTTTCTCGACGCGGTGCGGCCCTTCGGGATGGAAGGGTGA